In Polaribacter sp. Hel_I_88, the following proteins share a genomic window:
- the trxA gene encoding thioredoxin encodes MSKFSEIINQDTPVLVDFFAEWCGPCKTMSPILKEVKDVLGDAISIIKIDVDKNQALAAKYQVRGVPTFVLYKQGKEVWKQSGALQKNDLIKIIKSFS; translated from the coding sequence ATGAGTAAATTTTCAGAAATAATAAATCAAGATACACCAGTTTTAGTAGACTTTTTTGCAGAATGGTGTGGCCCTTGTAAAACCATGAGTCCAATTTTAAAAGAAGTAAAAGATGTTTTGGGTGATGCAATTTCAATCATTAAAATTGATGTTGATAAAAACCAAGCTTTAGCTGCAAAGTACCAAGTGAGAGGTGTACCAACATTTGTATTGTATAAACAAGGCAAAGAAGTTTGGAAACAATCTGGGGCACTTCAAAAAAACGATTTGATAAAAATTATTAAAAGTTTTAGTTAG
- a CDS encoding heavy-metal-associated domain-containing protein, which yields MKTSILVQNLKCGGCAHTISTKLATIKNVSKLQVNVEQSKVSFEYSNEEDAFKVKEKLKNLGYPSIEDANSFSSKAKSFVSCATGKLSK from the coding sequence ATGAAAACTTCAATTTTAGTACAAAATTTAAAATGCGGAGGTTGTGCACACACAATTTCTACAAAATTAGCAACCATAAAAAATGTAAGTAAATTACAAGTAAATGTAGAGCAAAGTAAAGTTTCCTTTGAGTATTCAAATGAAGAAGATGCTTTTAAAGTGAAAGAAAAGTTGAAAAACTTAGGATATCCATCAATAGAGGATGCTAATTCTTTTTCATCAAAAGCAAAATCATTTGTAAGTTGTGCAACTGGAAAGCTTTCAAAATAA
- a CDS encoding rhodanese-like domain-containing protein gives MITILKYLFGINSETNNNIKVLDASTFKQAVSNKKVQLIDVRTANEYKSGCINKAKNIDIFSGEFSTEADKLDKVKPVYLYCRSGARSKRASKKLSKLGFKEIYDLKGGILNYR, from the coding sequence ATGATAACAATTTTGAAATACCTTTTTGGTATAAATTCAGAAACCAATAATAATATAAAAGTTTTAGATGCTTCAACTTTTAAACAAGCTGTTTCTAATAAAAAGGTACAATTAATAGATGTAAGAACTGCTAACGAATATAAATCTGGTTGTATTAATAAAGCTAAAAATATTGATATTTTCTCGGGAGAATTTTCAACAGAGGCTGATAAATTAGATAAAGTCAAACCAGTTTATTTGTATTGTAGAAGTGGAGCTAGAAGCAAAAGAGCTTCTAAAAAATTATCAAAATTAGGTTTTAAAGAAATCTATGATTTGAAAGGTGGAATTCTTAACTATAGGTAA
- a CDS encoding Crp/Fnr family transcriptional regulator — MKSDLQLNFGYLFEQDLIEEIAQIGIPKKFFADTTIIELGDFIKSMPLLISGAIKILREDENGDELVLYYLEKGDTCAMTLSCCMGQTKSKIRAVAETDVELILLPKEKMTDWLSTYKTWQSFILQSYHNRVEELLQAVDTIAFLKMDERIFKYLKDKAMVNNNDELATTHKHIAEDLHTSRVVVSRLLKKLENEHKIKLFRNSIRVLEL; from the coding sequence ATGAAAAGTGATTTACAACTTAATTTTGGCTATTTATTTGAGCAAGATTTAATTGAAGAAATTGCACAAATTGGTATTCCTAAAAAGTTTTTTGCTGATACTACAATCATAGAATTAGGAGATTTTATAAAATCGATGCCTTTGCTAATTTCTGGTGCCATAAAAATCTTAAGAGAAGACGAAAATGGAGATGAATTAGTTTTATATTATTTAGAAAAAGGAGATACTTGTGCCATGACACTTTCTTGTTGCATGGGGCAAACTAAAAGTAAAATTAGAGCTGTTGCAGAAACAGATGTTGAGTTAATTCTTTTACCAAAAGAAAAAATGACAGATTGGCTAAGCACTTATAAAACTTGGCAATCTTTTATATTACAAAGTTATCATAACAGAGTGGAAGAGCTTTTGCAAGCTGTAGATACAATTGCTTTTTTAAAAATGGACGAACGCATTTTTAAATACTTAAAAGACAAAGCAATGGTGAATAATAATGATGAGCTAGCCACCACACACAAACATATTGCTGAAGATTTACATACCTCAAGAGTTGTTGTTTCTAGACTTTTAAAAAAGCTCGAAAATGAGCATAAAATAAAATTATTTAGAAACAGTATTAGAGTTTTAGAATTGTAA
- a CDS encoding TolC family protein → MNINKLILFGCFLLSIQVSAQEILTKEEALAIALENNFGIKIAYNNLEVAENNTSIYNRGALPTVALTSGADYRRNNQSLIFTDRDTGNDAEISGNGVVTKTYSASLGVNYTIFDGLGRKYNYQQLQKTYNLTEVQARETIENTYLQLFTTYFQIARLSENTNNLSEALTISKTRLKRAQYQYDYGQSTRLEYLNAQVDVNNDSISLITAKQQLNTAKRGLNVILGAKEDINYVVETEVDYNTMLNYGDLKDKTLANNALLKQGETNIAISEFNIKINKANFLPSLGFNASYGFNRTENENLINPFGAKLITSDGLNAGINLTWNIFDGGSTKTRVANAKIALDNQQILLEQQKVNIENNLKNTWENYNNQLFILTAQEQNVLTNQNNFDRTQERFKLGQITSVEFRQAQINLINSKTAYNNAKFDAKLIELQLLQLSGDIMNIKF, encoded by the coding sequence ATGAACATTAATAAACTAATTTTATTCGGTTGTTTTTTACTTTCGATACAAGTTTCTGCACAAGAAATTTTAACCAAAGAAGAAGCATTAGCCATAGCTTTAGAAAATAATTTCGGGATTAAAATTGCCTATAATAATTTAGAAGTTGCCGAAAATAATACAAGTATTTATAACAGAGGTGCTTTACCAACTGTGGCTTTAACATCGGGTGCAGATTATAGAAGAAACAATCAAAGTCTTATATTTACTGATAGAGATACAGGCAATGACGCAGAGATTTCAGGAAATGGAGTTGTAACAAAAACATATAGTGCATCCTTAGGTGTAAACTATACAATTTTTGATGGTTTAGGCAGAAAATACAATTACCAACAATTACAAAAAACCTATAATTTAACAGAAGTACAAGCTAGAGAAACTATCGAGAATACCTATTTACAGTTATTTACAACGTATTTTCAAATTGCACGTTTGTCAGAAAATACCAATAACTTGTCTGAAGCTTTAACCATTTCTAAAACAAGGTTAAAACGCGCACAATATCAATATGATTATGGGCAATCTACAAGATTAGAGTATTTAAATGCTCAAGTAGATGTAAATAATGATAGTATTAGTTTAATTACTGCCAAGCAACAATTAAATACTGCAAAACGTGGTTTAAATGTAATTTTAGGGGCTAAAGAAGATATTAATTATGTGGTAGAAACAGAAGTTGATTATAATACCATGTTGAATTATGGCGATTTAAAAGATAAAACATTAGCCAATAATGCACTTCTAAAACAAGGAGAAACCAATATTGCCATTAGTGAATTTAACATTAAAATAAACAAAGCAAACTTTTTACCATCATTAGGTTTTAATGCTTCTTATGGATTTAACAGAACAGAAAACGAAAATTTAATTAACCCTTTTGGGGCAAAATTAATTACTTCTGATGGTTTAAATGCAGGCATCAATTTAACGTGGAATATTTTTGATGGTGGAAGTACAAAAACACGAGTTGCCAATGCAAAAATAGCTTTAGATAATCAGCAAATATTATTAGAGCAACAAAAAGTAAACATCGAAAATAATTTAAAAAACACTTGGGAAAACTACAATAATCAATTATTTATTTTAACTGCACAAGAGCAAAATGTGCTTACAAATCAAAATAATTTCGATAGAACTCAAGAGCGTTTTAAATTGGGTCAAATAACTTCTGTAGAGTTTAGACAAGCACAAATTAACTTGATCAATTCTAAAACAGCTTATAACAACGCCAAGTTTGACGCGAAATTAATTGAGCTTCAATTATTGCAATTAAGTGGCGATATTATGAATATCAAATTTTAA